In Capsicum annuum cultivar UCD-10X-F1 chromosome 8, UCD10Xv1.1, whole genome shotgun sequence, the genomic window catcatcaatatcaatatagGTAAATATTCTTAGATACTTAAACTCTAAAGCTTTGCTTTGTGAAGTAGTCTATTACCTTAACTTCTAAGGACGTGTTTGATTTGTAGGAACAACATTCAAAGGAGCTATTGATGACATCGATTCGATTGTACAAGCACTTGAATATTGTGGTTATTCAAATGACAAGTATTACATTCACTGTGATGCTGCATTGTATGGGTTGATTGTCTCCTTTATCAAacatgtaagtttacttttgttcAATTATTCTTGAACGATTTTCTGATCAAGGTGACAAATACAAAATGATCTAATGCTTTATGATATTTGACAATATGGAAAAACAATTACCTTCAAGAAGCCAATTGGCAGTATTTCAGTATCAGGCCACAAGTTCTTGGGATGTCCAATACCTTTTGGCATTCAGATGACAAGGAAAAGTAATGTTAATAGCCTCTCAAATATTGAGTATATAGCCTCTGCAGATATGACGATTTCTGGTAGTCGAAATGGCTTAGCACCAATATTTTTATGGTACAGTTTAAGCATGAAAGGTTATGTTGGATTGTGGCAAGATTCCAAAATGTGCATTGAAAATTCCCAATATTTGAAAGATCAACTTCTTAAAGAAGGAATTAGCGTTATGCTCAATGAGTTCAGCACTACAGTCGTTTTTGAACGGCCTTGTGACCATAAATTCATTAGTCATTGGAAACTGTGTTACTTAAGTGGTATCGCACATATTGTGGTTATGTCAGGCATCACAAGAGAAATCATAGACAGCTTTCTCAAGGATCTAATGCAAGAGAGGAAAAAGTGATACCAGGATGAAGCAACTCTACCTCCTTACCTAACAGATGATATTGGTTCTCAAAACTGTCTATGCTCATATCACAAGATGCATTACTAAATTTTTTAGGATCTCTGACTTGAAATGGTCTTGGTTATGCAGTACGTTTTTACTCGGGATTGACTCAGTAAAATTTGTGATCTAAACTATCTAGAGTTTTCAAATAGATTtacatgtatattttatttttacacaaGAATGACTTGATAAAATTTGTGATCTATAATTTCGTAATAAATTCATGTATATTTTGTTTGCAATTTATTATTCTGAAATGTAGAGTTCTTCTTTTAGGGTCTCATTATCATCTTACTCAACAAGAGTTCTTAAGAAAGCTATCTCATACGTATTAGTA contains:
- the LOC107857279 gene encoding histidine decarboxylase-like codes for the protein MYRMEIETINTLVSGEMYYADLRTKLLLNQNKPAIININIGTTFKGAIDDIDSIVQALEYCGYSNDKYYIHCDAALYGLIVSFIKHVITFKKPIGSISVSGHKFLGCPIPFGIQMTRKSNVNSLSNIEYIASADMTISGSRNGLAPIFLWYSLSMKGYVGLWQDSKMCIENSQYLKDQLLKEGISVMLNEFSTTVVFERPCDHKFISHWKLCYLSGIAHIVVMSGITREIIDSFLKDLMQERKK